The following are from one region of the Moritella sp. 24 genome:
- the era gene encoding GTPase Era encodes MSDMTYSGFVAIVGRPNVGKSTLLNRILGQKVSITSRKPQTTRHRILGIDTEENRQTVFVDTPGLHIDEKRAINRLMNRAASSSLKDIDVDAVVFVVDGTRWTEDDDMVLNKLRDIKCPIYLAVNKTDAIKDKAEELMPHLQVLAEKFNFAEIIPISATKGTNVEMLRGICSKQLQEGDFYFPEDYVTDRSSRFMASEIIREKLMRFTGQELPYSTTVEIEQFKVSENGTFHINALILVERDTQKRMVIGNKGSKLKTIGTEARRDMETLFDNKVFLECWVKVKSGWADDERALRSLGYGDEV; translated from the coding sequence ATGAGTGATATGACTTATAGCGGCTTTGTTGCTATCGTTGGCCGTCCTAACGTAGGCAAATCAACGTTACTAAACCGCATTCTGGGACAAAAGGTAAGTATTACCTCGCGTAAACCACAAACGACTCGTCACCGTATTCTAGGTATTGATACTGAAGAAAATCGTCAAACTGTGTTTGTTGATACTCCAGGTCTACACATTGATGAAAAACGTGCAATCAACCGTTTAATGAACCGTGCTGCAAGCAGTTCACTAAAAGATATTGATGTTGATGCTGTGGTATTTGTTGTTGATGGTACACGTTGGACCGAAGATGACGACATGGTATTGAACAAGCTACGTGATATTAAATGCCCAATTTATTTGGCTGTTAATAAAACCGATGCGATCAAAGATAAAGCGGAAGAATTAATGCCTCATCTACAGGTATTGGCTGAGAAGTTTAACTTCGCAGAAATCATCCCTATCTCTGCAACGAAAGGTACCAATGTAGAAATGCTACGTGGTATTTGTTCAAAGCAATTACAAGAAGGTGATTTTTACTTCCCTGAAGATTACGTAACGGATCGTTCTTCACGTTTCATGGCATCTGAAATCATTCGTGAAAAACTAATGCGTTTCACTGGTCAAGAATTGCCTTACTCTACTACGGTTGAGATCGAGCAGTTTAAAGTAAGTGAAAACGGCACATTCCATATCAATGCGCTAATTTTAGTTGAACGTGATACCCAAAAACGTATGGTTATTGGTAATAAAGGTTCGAAGCTAAAAACGATTGGTACTGAAGCACGACGTGACATGGAAACTTTGTTTGATAATAAAGTATTCCTAGAATGTTGGGTTAAAGTGAAATCAGGTTGGGCTGATGATGAACGTGCACTTCGTAGCTTAGGTTACGGAGATGAAGTGTAA
- the recO gene encoding DNA repair protein RecO codes for MDLQNAFVLHRRPFKESSLLIDFFTINDGKISLVGRAGRGRKNSQSAILQPFTLLNIAYAGKGGLKSMRQVEAVSNSLPLSGKHLYASFYLNELLYRLLASEQANPELFSHYQHALLALAKRDPLEPLLREFELNLMQCLGNIGALSYCADTMDAVFPDRMYKYVPHVGIVPSIYKVAVGSSFLGKDLLAFEQRQFNQENLAAAKRFCRQILLPYLGNKPLKSRELFINKPVKNR; via the coding sequence ATGGACTTACAAAACGCCTTTGTACTGCACCGTCGTCCCTTTAAGGAGTCGAGTTTATTAATCGACTTCTTTACCATTAACGATGGTAAAATTTCGTTAGTGGGACGAGCAGGGCGAGGGCGTAAAAACAGTCAAAGTGCAATATTACAGCCGTTTACCTTACTTAATATCGCCTATGCCGGCAAAGGTGGATTAAAATCCATGCGTCAGGTCGAGGCGGTATCTAATTCATTACCGCTCTCAGGTAAGCATCTCTACGCCAGTTTTTATTTAAACGAATTGCTCTATCGTTTACTCGCCAGCGAACAAGCAAACCCCGAACTATTCTCTCATTACCAACATGCTTTATTAGCGTTAGCCAAACGAGATCCCCTTGAACCTTTATTGCGTGAATTCGAACTCAATTTAATGCAATGTTTAGGTAACATTGGTGCGTTAAGCTATTGTGCTGATACCATGGATGCTGTTTTTCCTGATCGTATGTATAAGTACGTACCACATGTTGGGATAGTGCCATCGATTTATAAAGTGGCTGTGGGTAGCTCATTTTTAGGAAAAGATTTGCTGGCATTCGAGCAAAGACAATTTAACCAAGAGAATTTAGCGGCTGCAAAACGCTTTTGTCGTCAAATTTTGTTACCCTACTTGGGCAATAAACCGCTGAAAAGCAGAGAACTGTTTATTAATAAGCCTGTGAAAAACAGATAA
- the pdxJ gene encoding pyridoxine 5'-phosphate synthase gives MNKIFLGVNIDHIATLRQARGTTYPDPVHAASVAELNGADGITVHLREDRRHIVDRDVRVLKETIQTRMNLEMAVTAEMLDIACEIKPEFVCLVPEKREELTTEGGLDVLGQQDKITKAVTRLSEAGILVSLFIDADKEQIDAAVATGAPYIEVHTGAYADADSESEQQAELKKISAGVSYAHKAGLKVNAGHGLHYHNVQPIAAIPEIYELNIGHSIIARAAFDGLGKAVKDMQVIMQEARNNS, from the coding sequence GTGAATAAGATCTTTTTAGGTGTCAACATTGACCATATCGCAACCCTACGCCAAGCACGAGGCACGACTTACCCTGATCCTGTACATGCTGCATCAGTAGCTGAACTAAACGGCGCAGATGGTATTACGGTGCATTTACGTGAAGACCGTCGCCACATTGTTGATCGCGATGTACGAGTGTTAAAAGAAACCATTCAAACACGCATGAATCTAGAAATGGCTGTTACGGCAGAAATGCTAGATATTGCTTGCGAGATCAAACCTGAGTTTGTTTGTTTAGTGCCTGAAAAACGTGAAGAGTTGACGACTGAAGGCGGTCTAGACGTACTTGGTCAGCAAGACAAGATCACGAAAGCGGTTACTCGTTTAAGCGAAGCTGGCATTTTAGTATCACTATTTATTGATGCAGATAAAGAACAAATTGATGCTGCTGTTGCAACGGGTGCTCCGTACATTGAAGTGCATACAGGCGCTTATGCAGATGCCGACTCTGAATCAGAGCAACAAGCGGAATTGAAAAAGATTTCTGCAGGCGTTAGCTATGCGCATAAAGCGGGATTAAAGGTGAATGCTGGTCACGGTCTGCATTACCATAACGTGCAACCAATTGCGGCTATTCCAGAAATTTATGAGTTAAATATCGGACATTCAATCATTGCTCGTGCAGCATTTGATGGTCTTGGTAAAGCGGTAAAAGATATGCAGGTTATTATGCAAGAAGCGCGTAATAACAGCTAA
- the barA gene encoding two-component sensor histidine kinase BarA, producing the protein MTKYGLRAKVMSLTIFPTILIGTLLASYFTFNRYQQLETVLIEQGINIIEPLAIASEYGMLQNSRESLKKLLGLTHRKFAPTIKSIAIFDTNNKLFVTSNYHRNFSVLKNPDKSKMPETTQVEVLDDYIILRSPIIAEIDTNNFPLSLENPEQILGYLSIQLIRDKAILLQYRDTTVSVFIVLLGFFTALIFSWRLVKNVTQPITDMVTVVDRIREGRLDARVTGEHTGELALLKNGINSMAKSLSAYHEEMQQNIDQATSDLRETLEQIEIQNIELDMAKKRAQAAAQVKSEFLANMSHELRTPLNGVIGFSRQLLKTSLSPNQTDYLQTIEKSAKNLLSIINDILDFSKLEAGKLTLEQIPFNLRDTIEEAAILLAPTVHDKGLELSLHVDKNVPDGIIGDPFRFQQVITNLLGNAIKFTETGNIDIHIELLEWAGNSVTIQTNIRDTGIGISEQQQAQLFEAFNQADTSISRRYGGTGLGLVITQRLVEFMGGEISLDSDLGQGSNFKFSLKFNVTSNSVSEPLPVSDFKGKQVLLYEADNYSARSLISLLNSWDLDVLHCATEAEWQHYINQPYHCVVIAQNDETKLTPMYNKMSQCHDLDAAVVVLINSSDPCLQEEIIRVGARHCLTKPCNHRKLVNALAYLDKPAEQPIPQLKIEKPKAKVDISILAVDDNPANLKLISAMLADSVTKIESCSNGAEAVAKANQMDFDIIFMDIQMPIMDGISACKAIRSGSRNQSTPIIAVTAHAMSGERDRLLSKGMDDYLTKPIDESILKRTLQQWSSSSHDHSTVQNHILDWPLTLQRSMGKEDLAMDMLEMFINSLPEISEHLEQALARSLSRSEFKKIIHKFHGGAACCGVLPIQNLADQIERGLRKGAEIEDVEPEIFELQEAIETVIKEAQPYLPS; encoded by the coding sequence ATGACTAAATACGGACTTCGTGCCAAAGTAATGTCGCTGACTATTTTCCCGACCATTTTGATCGGTACATTATTAGCCAGCTATTTCACCTTTAACCGCTATCAGCAGTTAGAGACAGTGCTTATTGAACAGGGCATCAATATTATTGAGCCACTGGCCATCGCAAGTGAGTACGGGATGTTGCAAAACAGCCGAGAATCACTTAAAAAACTCCTCGGTTTAACTCACCGTAAGTTTGCCCCCACGATTAAAAGTATTGCGATTTTTGATACCAATAATAAGCTTTTTGTCACCAGTAATTATCACCGTAATTTCTCTGTTCTAAAAAATCCCGATAAGAGCAAAATGCCGGAGACGACACAAGTCGAGGTACTGGATGATTATATTATTCTTCGCTCCCCTATTATTGCTGAAATCGATACCAATAATTTTCCGTTAAGCTTAGAAAACCCAGAACAAATACTCGGTTATTTATCGATTCAACTTATTCGAGATAAAGCCATATTACTGCAATATCGTGATACGACCGTTTCCGTATTCATTGTATTACTGGGCTTTTTTACCGCCCTTATCTTCTCGTGGCGATTAGTTAAAAACGTGACTCAGCCTATTACCGACATGGTTACTGTCGTGGATAGGATCAGAGAAGGTCGACTTGATGCCAGGGTAACTGGTGAGCATACCGGTGAATTAGCACTACTCAAGAATGGTATTAACTCCATGGCTAAGTCGTTGTCGGCTTATCATGAAGAGATGCAGCAGAATATTGATCAAGCAACATCTGATTTACGTGAAACCTTAGAGCAGATTGAAATTCAAAATATTGAATTGGATATGGCAAAGAAACGTGCACAGGCTGCTGCGCAAGTTAAGTCAGAGTTCTTGGCCAACATGAGTCATGAATTAAGAACCCCACTCAATGGTGTTATTGGTTTCTCTCGTCAGCTATTAAAAACATCATTAAGTCCAAATCAAACCGATTACTTGCAGACCATTGAAAAATCGGCGAAGAACTTACTCAGTATTATTAATGATATTCTCGATTTCTCTAAACTTGAAGCGGGTAAATTAACCCTAGAACAAATCCCTTTCAACTTACGAGATACCATTGAAGAAGCCGCCATATTACTTGCACCAACAGTGCATGATAAAGGTCTTGAGTTGTCGCTACACGTTGATAAAAATGTGCCTGACGGCATAATTGGTGATCCGTTCCGCTTCCAACAAGTGATCACTAACTTACTCGGTAATGCGATCAAGTTTACTGAAACAGGTAATATTGATATTCATATTGAATTGCTTGAATGGGCAGGTAATAGCGTCACTATCCAAACAAATATTCGCGATACCGGTATTGGTATTTCAGAGCAACAACAAGCGCAGCTATTTGAAGCCTTTAACCAAGCCGACACCAGTATTTCACGTCGCTATGGCGGTACAGGGTTAGGACTGGTGATCACACAACGCTTAGTTGAATTTATGGGTGGTGAAATATCATTGGACTCTGATTTAGGCCAAGGTTCTAATTTCAAATTTTCACTCAAATTCAATGTTACCTCAAATTCAGTGTCTGAACCGTTACCAGTCAGTGACTTTAAAGGTAAACAAGTATTACTCTACGAAGCTGATAACTACTCTGCACGCTCATTAATATCACTGCTTAATAGCTGGGATCTTGATGTACTCCATTGTGCGACAGAAGCAGAGTGGCAGCATTACATCAATCAGCCTTATCACTGTGTTGTGATTGCTCAGAATGATGAAACCAAGTTAACACCTATGTATAACAAGATGAGTCAGTGTCATGATCTGGATGCCGCAGTGGTGGTATTAATTAACTCTTCAGACCCTTGCTTACAAGAAGAAATTATTCGCGTAGGCGCAAGACACTGCCTGACTAAGCCATGTAATCATCGTAAACTAGTGAATGCATTAGCTTATTTAGACAAGCCAGCAGAGCAGCCAATACCACAGCTGAAAATAGAAAAACCAAAGGCCAAGGTTGATATCTCTATTTTAGCGGTTGATGATAACCCAGCAAATCTAAAATTAATTAGCGCGATGTTAGCGGATTCGGTCACTAAGATAGAAAGCTGTAGCAATGGCGCAGAGGCTGTTGCTAAAGCTAATCAGATGGACTTTGATATTATCTTTATGGATATTCAAATGCCCATTATGGATGGTATTAGCGCCTGTAAAGCCATTCGTTCCGGTTCGCGTAACCAGTCCACTCCAATAATTGCAGTTACGGCACATGCGATGAGTGGCGAGCGTGACCGTCTTCTGAGTAAAGGCATGGATGATTACTTAACCAAGCCGATTGATGAATCTATTCTTAAACGTACACTACAACAGTGGAGCAGTTCGTCACATGATCATAGTACAGTGCAAAATCATATTTTAGATTGGCCACTGACTCTACAACGTTCAATGGGTAAAGAAGACCTTGCCATGGATATGCTAGAGATGTTTATCAATAGCCTACCCGAGATAAGTGAGCACTTAGAGCAAGCGCTTGCACGTAGCTTATCACGTTCCGAGTTTAAGAAGATCATCCATAAATTCCATGGTGGTGCCGCATGTTGTGGCGTATTACCAATTCAGAATTTGGCGGATCAAATTGAGCGAGGATTACGTAAAGGCGCCGAAATTGAAGATGTTGAACCTGAAATTTTCGAGCTGCAAGAAGCCATTGAAACGGTAATAAAAGAAGCCCAACCTTATTTACCGAGCTAG
- the rlmD gene encoding 23S rRNA (uracil(1939)-C(5))-methyltransferase RlmD codes for MAQIFKAKKVQKTPSKAVEITIEKLDHQGLGLGRLDGKAIFVAGALPGERVSVNIIEQKKQYAKATLRKVLTPSEQRIEPACPHYATCGGCSLQTLACDDQADYKQTALFSLLQNFSKNDDIEFAEPILSQPWQYRRTARLSVMFDRKAKKLAFGFRERNSKSLVSINECPVLEPALSALIQPLRQLLATLTVRRDLGHIELFAVDSGIICLFRILKPLNDKDLALLQAFASEQQLSIYLQPEPESVLKLTPDTPAAWYQLADGEFKLSFTPGNFIQVNPIVNNQMVEQAINWLELTPEDKVLDLFCGGGNFSLPIARLCHSVVGVEGVDEMVRQAQVNAAANNVDNAKFYQADLSADFSKLPWAKNSFDKVLLDPARAGAAETVQYLHKLKVKKIVYVSCNPATLARDSKLLMEKHYKLTRLGMIDMFPQTGHVESMALFERV; via the coding sequence ATGGCGCAAATTTTTAAAGCAAAAAAAGTACAAAAAACTCCGAGTAAAGCGGTCGAGATCACTATTGAAAAGCTAGATCACCAAGGTCTAGGTTTGGGTCGTCTTGATGGCAAAGCGATATTTGTTGCAGGTGCACTACCTGGCGAGCGAGTATCAGTGAATATTATTGAGCAAAAAAAGCAATATGCGAAAGCAACCTTAAGAAAAGTATTAACGCCATCAGAGCAGCGAATTGAGCCTGCATGTCCACATTATGCAACGTGTGGCGGCTGTAGTTTACAAACATTAGCGTGCGACGATCAGGCCGATTATAAGCAAACGGCCTTGTTTAGTTTATTACAAAATTTCAGTAAAAATGATGATATTGAGTTTGCAGAACCGATTTTGTCACAACCTTGGCAATACCGTCGCACCGCACGTTTAAGTGTGATGTTTGATCGTAAGGCAAAGAAATTGGCATTTGGCTTCCGTGAGCGTAACAGTAAATCATTGGTTTCGATTAATGAATGTCCCGTATTAGAACCAGCCTTATCTGCATTGATCCAGCCATTACGTCAATTACTTGCTACGCTTACTGTGCGTCGTGATTTAGGCCATATTGAATTGTTTGCTGTTGATTCTGGCATTATTTGTTTGTTCCGTATTTTAAAACCATTAAACGATAAAGATCTGGCGCTATTACAAGCATTCGCCAGTGAACAGCAGTTAAGTATTTATTTACAGCCAGAGCCTGAGTCGGTACTTAAGCTAACTCCAGACACTCCCGCTGCATGGTATCAGTTAGCGGATGGCGAGTTTAAGTTAAGCTTTACACCGGGTAATTTCATTCAAGTTAATCCAATTGTGAACAACCAGATGGTAGAGCAAGCAATTAATTGGCTTGAACTTACTCCGGAAGACAAGGTCTTAGACCTGTTCTGTGGTGGTGGTAACTTTAGCTTACCTATTGCGCGTTTATGTCATTCTGTTGTTGGTGTTGAAGGCGTTGATGAAATGGTGCGACAGGCACAAGTCAATGCAGCTGCGAACAATGTCGATAATGCTAAATTCTACCAAGCGGACTTATCAGCTGATTTTTCTAAACTGCCTTGGGCAAAAAACAGTTTTGATAAAGTATTATTAGATCCTGCTCGAGCGGGTGCCGCAGAAACTGTGCAATATTTACATAAACTAAAAGTGAAGAAAATTGTCTATGTATCTTGCAATCCAGCGACATTAGCGCGAGACTCGAAGTTGTTGATGGAAAAGCATTATAAATTAACACGCCTTGGTATGATTGATATGTTCCCACAAACGGGGCATGTTGAGTCAATGGCGTTATTTGAACGCGTTTAG